A window of Merismopedia glauca CCAP 1448/3 contains these coding sequences:
- the kdsA gene encoding 3-deoxy-8-phosphooctulonate synthase, with protein MKQTQITDTLIIGDRSPLALIAGPCVIESSDFTLKMAEEIRKVCDRLQIPFIFKSSFDKANRTSVESFRGQNLEEGLGILQRVKDEIGVPILTDIHESSQAKIVAEVVDVLQIPAFLCRQTDLLLAAAATGRTVNVKKGQFLAPWDMKNVVSKLESGGAKNILLTERGTSFGYNTLVVDFRSLPQMRELGYPVVFDATHSVQMPGGQGTKSGGQRQFVPYLARAAAAIGIDALFMEVHENPDLALSDGPNMIPLAQLENVLKQVLSVRNGLEIAPVVEL; from the coding sequence ATGAAACAAACGCAAATAACCGATACGTTGATAATTGGCGATCGCTCTCCTCTAGCTTTAATTGCTGGACCTTGTGTCATTGAATCATCCGATTTTACCTTAAAGATGGCAGAAGAAATCCGTAAAGTCTGCGATCGCCTCCAGATCCCGTTCATTTTCAAATCTTCCTTCGATAAAGCCAATCGCACCTCTGTTGAATCCTTTCGAGGACAAAATCTGGAGGAGGGTTTGGGAATCTTACAACGAGTCAAAGATGAAATCGGGGTTCCGATTCTGACAGACATCCATGAAAGCAGTCAAGCCAAGATTGTAGCTGAGGTAGTCGATGTCTTGCAAATCCCCGCCTTTCTCTGCCGCCAAACAGACTTACTTTTAGCAGCAGCAGCCACAGGAAGAACAGTTAACGTTAAAAAAGGTCAATTTCTGGCTCCTTGGGACATGAAAAATGTCGTCAGCAAGTTAGAATCTGGGGGTGCGAAAAACATTCTCCTGACAGAACGGGGAACCAGTTTTGGTTACAATACTTTGGTGGTCGATTTTCGCTCGTTGCCTCAGATGCGAGAGTTGGGTTATCCCGTCGTCTTTGATGCCACTCACAGCGTCCAAATGCCAGGAGGACAAGGCACTAAATCGGGAGGACAGCGACAGTTTGTGCCGTATTTAGCGAGAGCAGCCGCAGCAATTGGGATTGATGCTTTATTTATGGAAGTTCATGAAAATCCCGATCTGGCGCTGAGTGACGGACCAAATATGATACCTCTAGCTCAGTTGGAAAATGTGCTGAAACAGGTTTTGAGCGTCCGCAACGGGTTAGAAATTGCGCCTGTGGTTGAATTGTAA
- a CDS encoding KdsC family phosphatase: protein MGKVSQKKLRSLLAQVKLLALDVDGVLTDAGLYYSDSGEELKKFNAKDGMGLKLLMEAGIEVAIVTASSSTATIHRAKKLGIVHAFIGVEDKLATLKQLCEQLNISLSQVAYVGDDVNDLPIMEVVGCPMTVADAIEENQKQAIYVSKIGGGQGAVREICDRIIKAYSQSNNS from the coding sequence ATGGGAAAAGTTTCTCAGAAAAAACTGCGATCGCTCCTAGCTCAAGTCAAGTTATTAGCTTTGGATGTCGATGGAGTCCTTACCGATGCAGGACTTTACTACAGCGATAGTGGCGAAGAATTGAAGAAATTTAATGCCAAAGATGGGATGGGATTAAAATTACTCATGGAAGCTGGGATTGAAGTTGCGATCGTCACAGCTAGTTCCTCGACAGCAACTATACACCGAGCTAAAAAATTGGGCATTGTTCATGCTTTTATTGGGGTAGAAGATAAGTTAGCGACTCTCAAACAACTCTGCGAGCAATTAAATATTTCTCTCTCACAAGTTGCTTATGTAGGAGATGATGTTAACGATTTACCAATTATGGAAGTGGTAGGTTGTCCGATGACAGTAGCTGATGCAATCGAGGAGAATCAGAAACAGGCTATTTATGTGAGTAAAATAGGTGGAGGACAGGGAGCAGTAAGAGAGATCTGCGATCGCATTATTAAAGCTTATTCTCAATCAAATAATTCATGA
- a CDS encoding glycosyltransferase, with translation MTVESPIQIFVGTEKEQLLALKVLEYSIHKHSTLPVQVTPLFAAIEQIGINIPVIKDKQKQPRTPFSFQRFTIPELKSYRGRAIYLDSDMQVFQDIKELWLWNFDGADILSVYEPESSQRSSQFSVMVLNCEQLTWKIEDLIEDLNRGKWTYEQLMFELAPAKKISQVLPSEWNDLERYQPGKTALTHYTDMPNQPWLNVSNPLGWLWCQELFAAIQDKIISLKFVEEQVKKGWVRPSLIYQLKHEIIDPLSLSKEVIKRDERLFTPPHAWRKPIKFLMEQSYLPERIKRIIYRLYAEARYVYQQR, from the coding sequence ATGACAGTTGAAAGTCCAATTCAGATATTTGTAGGTACTGAAAAAGAGCAATTACTTGCTTTAAAAGTGCTGGAATATTCTATTCATAAGCATTCTACTTTACCTGTTCAAGTTACTCCTTTATTTGCTGCAATTGAACAAATAGGTATAAATATTCCAGTCATTAAGGACAAACAAAAACAACCTAGAACACCATTTAGTTTTCAAAGATTTACCATACCTGAATTAAAATCTTATCGTGGAAGAGCCATTTATTTGGACTCCGATATGCAAGTTTTTCAAGATATTAAAGAACTCTGGTTATGGAATTTTGATGGTGCAGATATTCTCTCGGTGTACGAACCAGAATCTTCTCAGCGATCGTCGCAATTTAGCGTGATGGTTTTAAACTGCGAACAACTAACCTGGAAAATAGAAGACTTAATTGAAGATTTAAATCGAGGAAAATGGACTTACGAACAGTTAATGTTTGAACTCGCACCAGCCAAAAAAATCTCTCAAGTTTTGCCAAGCGAATGGAACGATCTAGAGCGTTATCAACCAGGAAAAACGGCTCTCACCCATTATACTGATATGCCTAATCAACCTTGGCTCAATGTTTCTAATCCCCTGGGTTGGCTTTGGTGTCAAGAATTATTTGCCGCAATTCAAGATAAGATTATTAGTCTAAAATTTGTGGAAGAACAGGTGAAAAAAGGATGGGTTAGACCTTCTCTAATTTATCAATTAAAACATGAAATTATCGATCCGCTTTCTCTCTCCAAAGAAGTTATCAAACGTGATGAACGTCTATTCACTCCACCTCACGCTTGGAGAAAACCTATTAAGTTCTTGATGGAGCAATCGTATTTACCTGAAAGGATTAAGCGTATAATTTATCGGCTTTATGCTGAAGCTAGATATGTTTATCAGCAAAGATAG
- a CDS encoding glycosyltransferase family 2 protein — MLYFLTVNYYSTELIQKLLDSIDGDRSNYQFVIVNNSPDDRTIKNLKHQSVVVLESETNLGFANACNLGLNWIYQENAQALVWIINPDTYLKPNSLESVFAFFKTYPKLSLVGTLIYTPTDDIWFAGGRFIPYIGAIFSTNFLGSNPPFPYVSCDWVSGCSLLINLCHFQSCPQFDADYFLYYEDFDFCRRCASQGHQIVITNRLAIIHQPSSITNRNIRVKLKHSTYSYLLTLERYTNPLVFWVRFLRLFFYTLILLPIKTQASLGKLTGITDYLTRNSVAQKS; from the coding sequence GTGTTGTACTTTCTAACTGTTAACTATTATTCAACTGAACTGATCCAAAAATTACTCGATTCAATTGATGGCGATCGCTCTAATTATCAATTTGTTATTGTCAACAATTCACCCGACGATAGAACTATAAAAAACTTAAAACATCAATCAGTTGTAGTCTTAGAATCTGAAACTAATTTAGGTTTTGCTAACGCTTGTAATTTAGGATTAAATTGGATTTATCAAGAAAATGCTCAAGCTTTAGTCTGGATTATTAACCCTGATACTTATCTCAAACCTAATAGTTTAGAAAGTGTTTTTGCCTTCTTTAAAACCTATCCCAAGCTTTCTTTAGTCGGGACTCTAATTTATACGCCAACTGACGATATTTGGTTTGCTGGTGGACGATTCATACCCTATATAGGTGCTATTTTTAGTACCAATTTCCTGGGTTCCAATCCGCCTTTTCCCTATGTTTCTTGTGACTGGGTAAGTGGATGTAGTCTCCTTATCAATTTATGTCATTTTCAGAGTTGTCCGCAGTTCGATGCTGACTATTTTCTTTACTATGAAGACTTTGATTTTTGTCGTCGTTGCGCTAGTCAAGGACATCAAATTGTTATTACCAATCGATTAGCTATTATTCATCAACCTTCCTCAATCACTAACCGTAACATTAGGGTAAAGCTAAAGCACAGTACTTATAGTTATCTACTAACACTAGAAAGATATACTAACCCATTAGTTTTTTGGGTGCGATTCCTACGTCTTTTTTTCTATACATTGATTCTTTTACCAATTAAAACTCAAGCTTCATTGGGTAAACTAACTGGTATTACAGATTATTTAACCCGAAATTCTGTTGCCCAAAAAAGCTAA
- a CDS encoding glycosyltransferase family 4 protein, translating into MSHLLVNLSFLLSQPTGISTYALNLLDSLHKLQPTLLSPHFWEGFQHYTIPSNLTPEQGSKGHLQRLIWTQFELPQIYQNLQANLLFSPVPEAPIYTNCRYIVTVHDLIPLRFPRFSPLTYYSRYYIPTILNRAECIICNSQATAKDITDFYHINPHKIAPILLAYDRSHFYPLNLPKNSINRPYFLYLGRQDSYKNIHRLIAAFATLPNCQDYELWIAGSTDKRYTPALKKQIVELEIVEQVKFLEYVPYEELPKLINQALAFVFPSLWEGFGLPVLEAMGCGTPVITSNISSLPEVAGDAGILVNPYSVEEIADGMKAVAEDGQLRSHLSQAGIIRASHFSWSKTGAETVEVLKRFL; encoded by the coding sequence TTGTCACACCTTCTAGTTAATCTATCTTTTCTTCTATCTCAACCTACTGGCATATCAACTTATGCTCTCAATCTGCTTGATTCTTTACACAAGCTGCAACCTACACTACTAAGTCCCCATTTTTGGGAGGGATTTCAACATTATACTATCCCATCAAACTTAACGCCAGAACAAGGTAGTAAAGGTCATTTACAACGTCTTATATGGACTCAATTTGAGTTACCCCAAATTTATCAAAATCTGCAAGCAAACCTGTTATTTTCTCCCGTACCAGAAGCTCCAATTTACACCAATTGTCGCTATATAGTGACAGTTCACGATCTGATTCCCTTGCGCTTTCCTAGATTTTCACCATTAACGTATTACAGTCGATATTATATTCCAACTATTTTAAATCGAGCAGAATGTATTATTTGTAATTCCCAAGCAACAGCTAAAGATATTACAGATTTTTACCACATTAATCCTCATAAAATTGCCCCGATTCTTTTAGCATACGATCGCTCTCATTTCTATCCCCTCAATCTACCAAAAAATTCAATCAACCGTCCTTATTTTCTGTATTTAGGTAGACAAGATAGTTACAAAAACATTCACAGATTAATTGCTGCTTTTGCAACATTACCTAATTGTCAAGATTACGAACTTTGGATTGCGGGATCGACAGATAAACGCTATACTCCTGCTTTAAAAAAACAAATTGTAGAACTGGAAATTGTAGAACAAGTTAAGTTTCTTGAGTATGTTCCCTATGAGGAATTACCCAAGTTAATTAACCAAGCGTTAGCTTTTGTTTTTCCTAGTTTGTGGGAAGGATTTGGTTTACCTGTATTAGAAGCAATGGGTTGCGGAACTCCAGTTATTACTTCTAATATATCTTCGTTACCAGAAGTAGCTGGAGATGCGGGGATTTTAGTGAATCCTTATAGTGTAGAAGAGATAGCCGATGGGATGAAGGCTGTAGCTGAAGATGGACAATTGCGATCGCATCTCAGTCAAGCTGGTATCATAAGAGCAAGTCACTTTAGTTGGTCAAAAACTGGTGCGGAAACTGTAGAAGTATTAAAAAGGTTTCTGTAG
- a CDS encoding o-succinylbenzoate synthase, which translates to MVYQLEFDPYQKEFKQPLNTNHGIWQLREGIVIKLINQTEKIGYGEIAPIPWFGSETLQQAIDFCQKLDRQISDELILSIPDDLPACQFGFESAREDFKNCQNVEISNSQLAGLLPTGISALSTWEKLWNQGYRTLKWKIGVADIKEELDIFQKLIQVIPFEAKLRLDANGGLNYRQAKTWLETVRGTNVEFLEQPLPVNEFDAMLELSKIYETPIALDESVANIRELKKCYNLGWRGVFVIKPAIAGSPQKLRHFCRTNQIDAVFSSVFETSVGRKAALKLASELSNPQRALGFGVNHWFN; encoded by the coding sequence ATGGTTTATCAGCTTGAATTTGATCCCTACCAAAAAGAGTTTAAGCAACCACTTAATACTAATCATGGCATTTGGCAACTAAGAGAAGGGATCGTCATTAAATTAATCAATCAAACCGAAAAGATAGGATATGGTGAAATTGCACCTATACCTTGGTTCGGTTCTGAAACTTTACAGCAAGCTATCGATTTTTGCCAGAAGTTAGATCGTCAAATAAGCGATGAATTAATCTTATCTATACCTGATGATTTACCTGCTTGTCAGTTTGGGTTTGAATCGGCTAGAGAAGATTTTAAAAACTGCCAAAATGTAGAAATATCTAATTCTCAATTAGCAGGATTATTACCAACAGGAATATCTGCTTTATCTACTTGGGAAAAACTTTGGAATCAAGGATATCGTACCCTTAAATGGAAAATAGGTGTAGCCGATATCAAAGAGGAATTAGACATATTTCAAAAGTTGATTCAAGTTATCCCATTTGAAGCTAAATTAAGATTAGATGCTAATGGTGGACTTAATTATCGACAAGCTAAGACTTGGTTAGAAACTGTGAGGGGAACTAATGTAGAATTTCTCGAACAACCTTTGCCAGTAAATGAATTTGATGCCATGCTAGAGTTGAGTAAAATATATGAAACTCCTATAGCCTTGGATGAATCTGTCGCTAATATTAGAGAATTGAAAAAGTGTTACAATTTAGGTTGGCGGGGTGTGTTTGTAATTAAACCTGCGATCGCTGGTTCTCCTCAGAAGTTACGTCACTTTTGCAGAACTAATCAAATTGATGCGGTTTTCTCTTCAGTCTTTGAAACTTCTGTGGGTAGAAAAGCTGCTTTAAAGTTAGCTAGTGAATTATCTAATCCTCAGCGCGCTTTGGGTTTTGGGGTAAATCATTGGTTTAATTAA
- a CDS encoding 2-succinylbenzoate--CoA ligase — MESALFYLEKRASEPWIIGENSDRFFDYTQQALAEINTFLQGGILPKILIAEADPIRFVADFLVAIASECPVFLGNYQWGQNEWGQVLNLVQPNLVWGLDYQIESQDYSGKFWRNDIMIPTGGSSGNIRFAIHTWQTLTASVSGFCKYFETDIVNSFCILPVCHVSGLMQFIRSLVTGGRLVISPFKQLDFNKFNYLNFDNFFISLVPSQLEKILSTEPQYLSRFKNVLLGGAPAWEELLEKARNTQIRLAPTYGMTETASQIVTLKPEDFLKGNSSSGKVLPHAEVLIENQVVKIQAKSLYLGYYPNRGKTEDITFKTDDLGYFDDQGYLHILGRNSHKIITGGENVFPSAVEAVIRSTNLVQDVCVIGLEDTYWGQVVTAVYVPINEGVKSQAIASLISPQIAKFKQPKYWISVTSISRNIQGKVNQQELLNMATNWLQQNLSNLS; from the coding sequence ATGGAATCGGCTTTATTTTATCTTGAAAAACGAGCTAGTGAACCTTGGATAATTGGTGAGAATAGCGATCGCTTTTTCGATTATACTCAACAAGCTTTAGCGGAAATTAATACTTTTTTACAGGGAGGTATATTACCAAAGATATTAATTGCAGAAGCAGATCCAATTAGGTTTGTAGCTGATTTTTTGGTGGCGATCGCATCTGAATGTCCAGTTTTTTTAGGTAATTATCAATGGGGTCAAAATGAATGGGGACAAGTATTAAATTTAGTTCAGCCTAACTTGGTTTGGGGTTTAGATTATCAAATTGAATCTCAAGATTATTCAGGTAAGTTTTGGCGAAACGACATTATGATTCCCACTGGTGGATCGTCTGGAAATATTCGTTTTGCTATTCACACTTGGCAAACCTTAACTGCATCTGTCAGTGGATTTTGTAAATATTTTGAAACTGATATAGTTAACTCTTTTTGTATTTTACCTGTATGTCATGTCAGTGGATTAATGCAATTTATCCGTTCTTTAGTGACTGGGGGTAGATTAGTTATTTCTCCATTTAAACAACTGGATTTTAACAAGTTTAATTACTTAAATTTCGACAATTTTTTCATCTCTCTAGTTCCTAGCCAGTTAGAAAAAATATTGTCTACAGAACCTCAATATTTATCTAGGTTTAAAAATGTTTTATTGGGTGGTGCGCCAGCATGGGAAGAATTACTAGAAAAAGCCAGAAATACTCAAATTAGATTAGCACCTACTTATGGAATGACGGAAACCGCTTCCCAAATCGTGACTTTGAAGCCAGAAGACTTTCTGAAGGGTAATTCTAGTAGTGGTAAAGTTTTACCTCATGCTGAAGTATTAATCGAGAATCAAGTAGTTAAAATTCAAGCCAAATCTTTATATTTAGGTTACTATCCAAATCGCGGAAAAACTGAAGATATAACTTTTAAAACAGACGATCTAGGTTATTTCGATGACCAAGGTTATTTACACATTTTAGGACGCAACAGCCACAAAATAATTACGGGTGGTGAAAATGTTTTTCCCTCTGCAGTTGAAGCTGTAATTAGAAGTACTAATCTGGTTCAAGATGTGTGTGTAATTGGTTTAGAAGATACTTACTGGGGACAAGTAGTGACGGCAGTTTATGTACCAATCAATGAAGGGGTAAAAAGTCAAGCTATCGCCTCTCTTATTTCTCCGCAAATCGCTAAATTTAAACAGCCTAAATACTGGATTTCGGTCACATCTATTTCTCGAAATATTCAAGGAAAAGTGAATCAACAGGAATTACTGAATATGGCTACTAATTGGCTGCAACAGAATTTATCCAATCTATCATAG
- a CDS encoding acyl-CoA thioesterase, which produces MAFSFTRTIRFSDTDAAGVVYFANVLSICHEVYEESLTSFGIDLKSFFSYPEVAYPIVHASVDFKRPMYCGDRIVISLHPQIIDDASFEITYAIESGSEKIALAKALTRHVCINATARKKQPLTSTMIDWINSVAAN; this is translated from the coding sequence ATGGCTTTTTCATTTACCAGAACTATCCGTTTTTCTGATACTGATGCTGCTGGGGTAGTTTATTTTGCTAATGTTTTGTCTATTTGTCATGAGGTTTATGAGGAGTCGTTGACAAGTTTTGGGATCGATCTGAAAAGTTTTTTCAGTTATCCTGAAGTGGCTTATCCGATAGTTCACGCTAGTGTTGATTTTAAACGCCCCATGTATTGTGGCGATCGCATTGTCATTTCTCTTCATCCTCAAATTATTGATGATGCTAGTTTTGAAATTACTTACGCAATTGAATCTGGATCGGAAAAAATTGCTTTAGCTAAAGCTTTAACTAGACACGTTTGTATTAATGCCACAGCCAGAAAGAAACAGCCATTAACTTCAACTATGATAGATTGGATAAATTCTGTTGCAGCCAATTAG
- a CDS encoding ShlB/FhaC/HecB family hemolysin secretion/activation protein: MAHNSLTPQDRVNLSEVLSQNPPNSNSDREASPTEDRFLQPIPTPSPLPTETPVLPTPTPEPSTPPAADTNIQVQKVEIKGSSIFTEADFKPITQKVEGQTVSLDQLTEVANQITQLYLNRGFLTSRALIAPQAIANGVVQINIIEGSLEKIQIDGTNRLNPGYIRSRINLVAGTPLNIGKLEEQLRLLRSDPLFTNVEASLRAGSAVGKSILIVRVSEAKNLDINLSFDNYSPPSVGSERLGTSLTFRNLSGIGDELYGSYRWTTTGGADVFDFSYRVPVNAMNGTLQLRAAPNSNRITQEPFNALGINGNSQLYEISYRQPLVRTLREEFALSLGLTHQQGQTFTFAGPTPFSIGPDADGVSRTTVIKFGQDYVKRDPKGAWAVRSLFNIGTGWFDATNNADPIPDGHFFSWLGQIQRVQVLNEDNFLIAQAEIQFTPDSLLPSEQFVIGGGQSVRGYRQNARAGDNGFRFSLEDRITLARDEAGVSTLILAPFVDLGYVWNQSDNPNILQDQKFLAGLGLGVMWEPIPNLNLRLDYGLPLVNLSDRGDNIQDDGLYFSLNYRLRL; this comes from the coding sequence TTGGCTCATAATTCTCTTACCCCACAAGATCGAGTCAATCTATCTGAAGTCTTGAGTCAGAACCCACCCAATTCTAACAGCGATCGCGAAGCATCTCCTACAGAGGATCGCTTCTTACAACCAATCCCCACTCCCTCACCCCTACCTACAGAAACTCCAGTTTTACCCACACCTACCCCAGAACCATCAACTCCACCAGCAGCAGATACTAACATTCAGGTGCAGAAAGTAGAAATAAAAGGTAGCAGCATATTTACTGAAGCTGACTTTAAGCCAATTACTCAGAAAGTTGAGGGACAAACCGTTAGTTTAGACCAATTGACAGAAGTTGCCAATCAAATTACTCAATTATATCTAAATCGGGGTTTCCTCACCTCCAGAGCGTTGATTGCACCGCAGGCGATCGCCAATGGGGTAGTTCAAATTAATATTATTGAAGGTAGCCTGGAAAAGATTCAAATCGACGGTACAAACCGACTCAATCCTGGCTATATTCGTTCTCGGATTAATTTGGTGGCGGGAACGCCATTGAATATTGGCAAATTAGAAGAGCAGCTACGGCTATTAAGATCAGATCCACTATTTACTAACGTAGAAGCCAGCTTACGCGCTGGGAGTGCTGTCGGTAAAAGTATTTTAATTGTCCGCGTCAGTGAAGCCAAGAATCTGGATATCAACCTCAGTTTCGATAACTACTCTCCTCCCAGCGTCGGTAGCGAAAGATTGGGTACGAGTCTGACATTTCGGAATCTGAGTGGGATTGGTGACGAACTATATGGATCTTATCGCTGGACGACCACAGGTGGGGCTGACGTTTTTGACTTTAGCTATCGAGTTCCCGTCAACGCCATGAATGGCACCCTGCAATTAAGGGCTGCACCCAATTCCAATCGTATCACCCAAGAGCCTTTTAATGCCCTGGGAATCAACGGAAACTCCCAATTATATGAAATCAGCTATCGACAGCCTTTAGTCCGCACTCTACGGGAAGAATTCGCCCTATCCTTGGGTTTAACCCATCAACAAGGACAAACCTTTACCTTTGCAGGTCCCACTCCATTTAGTATCGGACCAGATGCTGATGGGGTGAGTCGCACTACTGTGATTAAATTTGGGCAAGATTACGTCAAACGCGACCCTAAAGGGGCATGGGCAGTGCGATCGCTCTTCAATATCGGCACTGGCTGGTTCGACGCTACCAATAATGCTGATCCCATTCCCGATGGGCATTTTTTCAGTTGGTTGGGTCAAATCCAACGGGTACAAGTCTTAAATGAGGATAATTTCTTAATTGCTCAAGCTGAAATCCAGTTTACTCCCGATTCCCTGTTACCCTCAGAACAGTTTGTCATAGGTGGAGGTCAATCCGTGCGGGGTTACAGACAAAACGCCCGCGCCGGAGATAACGGCTTCAGATTCTCTCTAGAAGACCGAATTACCCTAGCTAGAGACGAAGCTGGAGTCTCAACCTTAATTTTGGCTCCATTTGTCGATTTGGGATACGTCTGGAACCAATCTGACAACCCCAACATCTTGCAAGATCAAAAATTCTTAGCTGGCTTAGGTTTGGGAGTTATGTGGGAACCCATACCCAACCTCAACCTACGCCTAGATTACGGTTTACCCCTAGTAAATTTGAGCGATCGCGGCGACAATATCCAAGATGATGGACTCTACTTCAGCCTGAACTATAGACTGCGATTATGA
- a CDS encoding TIGR04376 family protein — protein MGLFEDINQFLEERIEEFARNNPHLELQVLEEQLRQQEKESLRLIIDLQGQEKRSQDEILETAEQIKHWHQRIDKANAAGRKDLAQAAQEREAALLRQGNQLWGKMQGIKQQMEKAKELQRQIQIKRQELATQAAAAQSQQAKTQADNWETKTWGQNVTTPPPEKGDDLDRKFSRWETEMELQEMKRKMGR, from the coding sequence GTGGGATTATTTGAAGATATCAATCAGTTTTTAGAAGAGCGTATTGAAGAGTTTGCACGGAATAATCCCCATCTAGAGTTACAAGTTTTAGAAGAACAGTTGCGCCAGCAAGAGAAGGAAAGTTTGAGGCTGATTATCGACTTGCAAGGTCAAGAAAAGCGATCGCAAGACGAAATTTTGGAGACAGCCGAACAAATCAAACATTGGCATCAACGGATTGATAAAGCCAACGCCGCAGGTAGAAAAGATTTGGCACAAGCTGCTCAAGAACGGGAAGCTGCACTATTGCGTCAAGGTAACCAACTTTGGGGCAAAATGCAAGGTATCAAGCAGCAGATGGAAAAAGCGAAAGAATTACAGCGACAAATTCAGATTAAGCGGCAAGAATTAGCCACTCAAGCGGCTGCGGCTCAATCTCAACAGGCAAAAACTCAAGCTGATAATTGGGAAACTAAGACTTGGGGACAAAACGTGACGACTCCACCGCCAGAAAAGGGAGACGATTTAGATCGCAAATTTAGTCGTTGGGAAACGGAAATGGAACTCCAAGAGATGAAACGGAAGATGGGACGATAA
- a CDS encoding type II toxin-antitoxin system HicA family toxin — MKALSGKALCKIVERYGWELKRITGSHHIYAKENVEVILSIPVHSNRDLPKGTLRSIMKDAELTEEDLE; from the coding sequence ATGAAAGCCCTTTCTGGTAAGGCACTTTGCAAGATTGTGGAACGGTATGGCTGGGAGCTAAAACGAATTACTGGTAGCCATCACATTTATGCAAAAGAGAATGTTGAGGTTATCCTCTCCATTCCGGTTCACAGCAATCGGGATTTGCCGAAAGGGACTTTGAGAAGCATCATGAAAGACGCTGAACTTACTGAAGAAGATTTGGAATAG
- a CDS encoding type II toxin-antitoxin system HicB family antitoxin, translating to MKIKAIIWQEDDVWCGSVPALPGCHTWGDSYDHLLEMLQDAVQGWLDVASERQELEPEKQFVELSL from the coding sequence ATGAAAATCAAAGCCATTATTTGGCAGGAGGACGACGTTTGGTGTGGTTCTGTACCTGCTCTACCAGGATGCCATACTTGGGGGGACAGCTACGATCATCTGTTAGAGATGCTGCAAGATGCTGTTCAAGGTTGGTTGGATGTTGCCAGTGAACGACAAGAGCTTGAACCAGAGAAACAATTTGTTGAGCTATCTTTATGA
- a CDS encoding TetR/AcrR family transcriptional regulator, translating to MTKHSHSSSGLRRQPKQQRGRERVDKILDAAAAVFDEVGYEAASTHKIAAKAGTAIGSLYQFFPDKAAIFQAMELRHVERVKAFWAETNTPEIVQLPLRQMINAIASAVAELFEHPVSRVIFVQFYTAREMFQSIDESMTQEAINFLASILKERNPALSQAHSSLLAEVCVHSINAVMLSALRTSNLQHRQQLSGQIEDLLVSYLEPHVGDARLGNVMKVMKCPHCQSEQLSKNGYRRGKQCYRCKECRKQFVENSQRSMM from the coding sequence ATGACAAAACATTCGCATTCGTCAAGCGGTCTGCGCCGTCAACCCAAACAGCAAAGAGGTAGAGAACGGGTAGACAAAATCTTGGATGCAGCAGCAGCAGTGTTTGACGAGGTGGGTTATGAAGCAGCTAGCACCCATAAGATTGCAGCGAAAGCCGGAACGGCTATTGGCTCTCTTTATCAGTTTTTTCCCGATAAAGCAGCTATTTTTCAGGCAATGGAGTTACGCCATGTAGAGCGGGTTAAGGCATTTTGGGCGGAGACGAACACTCCAGAAATTGTTCAGTTACCGCTTCGGCAAATGATAAACGCGATCGCCTCTGCTGTGGCAGAATTATTCGAGCATCCAGTCTCGCGGGTGATATTCGTGCAGTTTTATACGGCGCGCGAGATGTTTCAATCGATTGATGAAAGCATGACGCAAGAAGCGATTAACTTTTTGGCAAGTATCTTAAAAGAGCGCAATCCAGCTTTGAGTCAGGCACATAGCAGCCTGTTAGCAGAAGTTTGCGTTCATAGCATCAATGCTGTCATGTTATCGGCACTTCGCACTTCCAATCTGCAACATCGCCAGCAACTAAGTGGGCAAATTGAGGACTTGCTAGTGTCGTATTTAGAACCCCATGTGGGAGATGCTCGATTGGGAAATGTAATGAAAGTAATGAAATGTCCTCATTGTCAATCGGAGCAATTATCTAAAAACGGGTATCGCAGGGGAAAGCAATGCTATCGCTGTAAGGAATGTAGAAAACAGTTTGTGGAGAACTCCCAGCGATCTATGATGTGA